The genomic interval TGCCAGTGAGTAATAGCAAGCATAAACAAAAGAAGTACCGAAGCTCGTATTCCCCTTGCTTCGCCCAATTTATGAGTGCTATTTGAATAGGTGACTACAACTCGGCCTGAATGTTAAGTTTTTGGGGgaaataaataatcataaCAGACTAAATAAGAGTATATCTTTTTTagcaatttttatatttttttaagattCAAGGTTGACGgtataacatttttattttgttttgatgttgatgttgatgttgatggtAGTGGAGAGGTGACACAATCTTGGCGTTTATGATCCTTATCATATATTTAGCAAATAAAATTCTCTTAGACGTTCAGCTAGACGATTTTACAACGAGATTAGCTTTTCGTACTTGTCTGTCCAAGCGCCTTTGGCAATCTTCCGGTGAAAAGTTGATGTGTTTTTTATCACTCACGTAAAACCAATACTAAATTTTGGGTCACTTTCTCTGTCTTTTTAGGAGTACTGCGACCACGTCACTACTTTGTGGAACGATGTGGGTATTCGCGCCTGCTATGATCGCTCAAATGAGTTTCCCCTGCTGGATAGTGCAAAATAGTAAGTATCTAATTTGATTGATTCAAAATCAGTTTTATTTCCATTCTGCTAAAAGAAGTCCGAACTAAAGCTTGCTCTCTTTTTACTCCAGCTTCCTCGACAACTTTGTGCGGATCAGCGATGCCGAGTACATTCCCAGCACCGAAGACATCCTGCACAGCCGGAAGATCACCACCGGCATCTCGCAAATCACGTTTCGCGTGCCCATTCCCAAGTGCATGGGTGGTGGCGAACAGCAGTTCCAGATGTACGATGTGGGAGGCCAAAGGGATCAGCGGAATAAGTGGATTCAGGTGTTCGAGGGCATACAGGCCGTCTTGTTCCTGATCTCGTGCAGCGAATTCGATCAGAATCTGCGCGAGGATCCCACCCAGAATCGGTTGCAGGAGGCGCTGAAGTTGTTCAGGGCCGTGTGGCAGAATCGCTTCCTCGCCTCCGCCGGACTGATCGTGTTCCTCAACAAGTACGACATCATGGAGCGGAAGATCCGGGCCGGCAAGCACATCGTGGACTACTTCCCCGAGTACGAGGACTTCTGCAAGAGGCCGCAGCAGGACAATTGCTTCGGCGAGAGTGACTGGACCAAGATGTTCATCAAGCAGAAGCTGGTGGATATCACACAGGAGCCATTCAAGCGCCACTCGCGGAATCAGGTGGATCTGGGAACATCGGAAAGGGAGTGCTACTACCACTTCACCGTCGCCACGGACACCAGATGCATCCGCGATGTCTTCTGTGACGTCCAGAAGATGATCCTCTCGGAGAACGTGTCCAGCATGGGCCTCTTCTAGTCCTGATCTCGTAGCGGATCGGCGAGCTTCTCAATAAGGTTAAGGGAGGGCTGTCCTCAGGCCCCCACCAACTGTGATCTAGTCTGATATGACTTAAGTAGCCATGTAGGACCTTAGATCGTAGTGGCAACAGTTGCATGTTGCACATTGCCTGGTACAAcgctttaaaatatttaactgcAAGTGTGTAGAGGAGAAATCCTCGCACCAAATGCTCTCACTACTCTTTCAACTAATGTCTAAACTCTAAGAGAATATAACTTATacaataaaaccaaaacctaggcagacaaatttaaaatgtcttttattaaattttaccCACAAACACTAATGGTAGCATACTTAAAAGGGCACCCACACTTTTCACTATAAAGTGATAATGTGCGGTCATAGCTAAAGCATAGGTATAGAAATTCTTGATATAGGTTCATAATAAGTATCAACAGTCGTATCGAAATAGCCATGCCCGTCTATCCGCCCATTTTTAAACCATTTGCATGAAACTTTTGTAAACACTGTCTCTCTATTGGATCGAGCCAATATATCAGATAGCTGcgggaaaatcgaaaaaataatggaaaaattagtaatttcgttatttttgatcattatGTGTTCCAAATCGGTATACAGCAGTTTTTAAAACCTAAattctaaattattttaatattaattttgaacaaaattaaattaaaactaaaatatcaTGCCGTAGAAAAGAtcagaaattaaattgaaaatattgaagggAAACCAAAGTTTctttatcaaaacattttacaaaattgtgggcgtagcagttttggacggtttgtgggcgttcaaaatgggcgtggcaacatgagtcgacaaacttgcgctgcgtctatgtccctggagtctgtatgcttaatctcaattttctagcttttgaaGTTCCTaatctcagcgttcatacagacagacagacggacatagccagatcgactcgtctattgatcctgatcaagaatatatacatatataatactttatatggtcggaaacacttccttctgcctattACATATTGGCACATAATGCCACTCAACAGCAATTTATCGATCAATCTGTTacaatttgtatattaatttaaaatgtatattccTTCATTTAACTGATGGAATCCACATAGTTCCCAACCATCGCAATGCATCGCCTAACTAGAGCCAAGTTATACACCAATGCTCAGTGGTCTTTACcttatacccattactcgtagagttaAATGGTACCGTAAAAAACTATGTTACAGGAACAAGGATAGGTTTTTTTAACCGCATCGAAGGTATGAAAAACCATTATGATCATTGACCAAAAACacaattgatttttgaaaCTATTCTTTAATCtgcacatttaatttttagaaACTTCTTATAAACAAAGTGAACTATCCATTTTTTTTCCTACTAAACTGGTGCtcttaaatgtatttttatttcctgcTCGTTTCTTTTAATAACTGATAACACTTTGAATACGTTGTTGATTAAAGCGTAGCGTAAAGCATTATTACGCGTTGCATTACTTGTTACGTAACaactaaaataaacaaaatggcgGTGCcttactatttttatttttaccagGAGGTAAAGTCCTCCTTTACTCAAAACGATTTATCagtgaaatataaatattcctGTATAGAAAAATGGTTTTATAATTTgggcattaaaataattaaattcactTTGCGATACTATTACACACAAAGTAAGAAAATTCCCCTGGTGCGCAATAATAGTGGAACCAATGTGCAGAGAGCGCCACCCACACTCAGCTAAATGTGACCGCATGCGAGTCGCAGAAAAATACCGCGATGGCAAAAAGTACCAACGCCATAAAAGGTACTAAAATATCTCCGGTATATAAGTATAGCGATAAAGCAACCGAACCGCCAGCAAAACGTTCAGTTCGCTTTGCGCCGGCAAATTCGATAGATTTTTGAGTTTGCTGAACCGAGTCGCTGGGGGAAAACTGTGTGACAGCCAGCCGTGTGTGGTGCGATCCAGCCAATTGATACTGCGATAAGAGGCGGCGAGCAAAAGTAATTACCTCATAGCCATCAGCATTCGAAAATAGTAACCGTGTTTTCTGTGATatctgtgtgagtgcgtgtaCTCGTCAATGTTTTGTGGTGGTTTGGTTTCCTACTTATTTTGcgccccttttttttctcaacCGATGCTGCgcgagagcgaaagagaggcgAGGCAAAAACATATTTCCCAGACATTTGCTGATTTAGCCGAGTACTTTATCGATTCAGGAACCAGAATaccgcaaaaataaaaaaacgaaaaagatCGCGTGTTTTTGCGTGAGAGCAAAGTCATGGAGAGAAGGGGCAGTTTGTTTTTCGGAAGCATAAAAACCGCTAGGAGCCTCGAAAAAATTTCACTAGAAATTTTTGAAAGCGCTCGCGCAAAAAACCGGATATGTTACTCAAAAagaaacaacagaaaaagCTTCCAAAACCAAAGCGAAGCTTATAGCAAAACGAAATCACCAGTGTGCGCGAGAGTGAGTGAGAGTGCGTAAAAGCAAAGTGTGAGCgcgtgcgagtgtgtgtgtgattagTCGCGTGTCTGGCATGCAATTAGGCATTCAAACTAATTTCCCTCCTACCGGCAAGTTGGGCATGTCTCATTTGTATTTCGGCTGAATATGGCTGTTTGCTTATGCATTCCTTCAAGTTCTTTTAATTCGCACGAGACTTTTGTGGGGGGAGAGAAAGGAGAGAGAGCGCCAGATTGGCGCTCTCTGTAAACTACCACAATTGCACTTTCCGTTACAGCCACCCCCTCACTCATTGTGCTCCCGGAACACTGGGAGAAAATGATGTAATGACGGGGTAGCTCAGACAGTCGCTTAATCAGTATTGTGATTTAAAGATATAaaagtaatatatttaaaactaaaaatccAACTTATTGAGCAGCACAAACTTTTTTGATAACTCGGAGACTACAAATGGATTTAATTTATACCAATTATCCTTGTCCTTTTCCTCCATAGATTTACGGGATCTTAAAATTcacacatttaaattaaatatttaaaataaaatggattCACATAGAACTAATGTCAATGAATAGATTTTATCTCCGATTAACAAGCGATGTTTTTCCTTGTGTATCAAGTTGTTTGTGTATCCATTTAAGCTTCAGCACGAGGTGTGAAAAGTGTGAAAAGCGGAAGAATGTAGATGAAGATGACCACAAAGCGTGCGCCATTCATGAAAGCGTTGCATATCCCTTGCAGAGCGAGCAAGAGGGACAGCGAGCTTGTGGGGGAGGGAGAGAGAAAGAATGAGTAAGAGAGAGCCATGGACCAgcggtgtttttttttttggtgcctGGCAAAATCAATGAAAGGGTGGAGAGAGAGGCGGAGTGGGGCGGGACAAAGGGGAAAGGAAGGTCGTCGAGAAATTTATGCGACAAAACGCGGGCTTTTTATGTGCCTgaatgtgtgtgagtgagagGGGGAGTGGTGCGGAATTTTTACCGAATTAAGCTTTAAACATCGTCGTGTAAAATCCCCAAGACTTAGGGAACAGATAAGATACTGCAATCAGTAGAGTTTGTGAGACCGTCGGgcataaaaactaaaaacattCGATTTGAAGATAAATTGCAGTTCTTTTAATTGACGAATGTGAATCCTAAGTTATTAAATCGTATCCAAAGTGTATTTCCCTTTTCtttgtgtgtttatttaaaaatacttaaagTATATAAACTAAGTGAAAATACATAGACAAGAAAAGTCTGTAAAATATTCAACTTTAAAAGGCCAAGTGATTAcgttcatttaaaatcatctATGTTGGGTGTGCACTTTTAGTCCACTTATAGTgttattgatttaattaacaagtgacatatatgtatatttaaaataattataaatttactAAAGTGTAGCTAAAACTATTTTCGAACGCAAACGAATGATGTGttttagatttatttaaagaCACATACGATAAACCACCTTGCCAAGCAAAGCTTTATATGATATTTAAGCAGATTGTCCTAACTACAATAACTAATCGTTCTTCCCCTCGTTTTTAATCCACAGCTGCACATAACTCAAGAAACATAGCCACCAAGTCAACACATAAAGCCCACCAAAATGATCAACATGGACATTAGCGTTACGCCCAACTACTCGTACATCTTCGACTTCGAGAATGATTTCATACACCAGCGGACGCGCAAGTGGATGCTGGAGAACTGGACATGGGTGTTCTACTACTGCGGCATCTACATGCTGGTCATATTCGGTGGTCAGCACTTCATGCAAAATCGGCCGAGGTGAGTCTGCCATTCTGGACTGCGAATACTAGCCGTTTCGCGCTTAAAAGACATGAGTTATTGAATGGTTTTAAGAACTTTGCGAAATTATGGTTGGGCCAAGAACTTGCACCCTTTGCCCCTGGAAAATTATCAGCTGGCGGCAATAGGAGCGGCACTAATTACACCCACAAGTTCTCCACACGCCCAGTGCAGCCGGTAGAAAAGTTACTATTTATCGAAACCAATCCCTGGAAAGCCCATATTTACTCAGTAGAGCTTTGTATCGGTTTATTCTCCGGAAAGTCTGGAGTCCAAGTGTGCCTTTGTTATTACCCCAGACAGCTGTTGAGTTCCACgtgtaattatattaaattacgGCTAATCAAACACTAATGATGTAGGTGGATCCTCAACTCAAGTTCAACTaccaaacaatttgcattcgCACCTGAGCACGCACTTTTCCGCTGTATTTTCCAATAGTTAAAGAGCTATTTTGGGCATTTTACCCATTTTCCCAACTGTCAACGCCGTTTGTTCCTTGTTACCTGATTTACCTGTGATGGATCCAATTGGCTTTTCGTGCTGACAATTgtctcgtttcgtttcgattcgctTTGTATTTGCCTGCTTCTAATTGTCGTCATCGGTTTTGTGGCCAAATTAAGTTGGGGTCGTGACATGCCATCTGTGAAATAGCCAGCCTTTTTGCAAGATCATAATTTAGTTTTGTCACCTGTTTGGGACTGTTATAGCCTTGCTAACGCCACTGTGAAATTCGGTAGAAAGTTGCTGAGTAACAGAAAAGTTTATTGTTACTCTTCTGGGAAGGTATGACATCCTCAACCAAGTTGCACTTTGTTTTGAAAAAGGAAAGTTAGgtaatatcaaatattttttttattgccatcaGGCTCCTTTTTCTCTATTTTGGTGGTAGAGAATGTATTAAGATATACCATTTATTCTAAAAAAGTGTTGCTAGAGAAGTCTAAATGATATGGCTTTCCAAGATGGGGAACTTGTTTCAATTACATAATGTTTTGAGTAGCGCTTCCTGCCCACACTTCAGCCTACAGCCATGGGGCTTTGGATGAGTTATATAGGGGCTTGGCCCTGGGTTGCTTGGCGATTCTCTCCGCGGACACTCGTCGGGGGATCTGTCGgtcaatttttcattttgtcgTTGTTGGCTTCACCTTACACTCGGCTTTTTCGAATTGTCGTTTCAATATTTGCCCACATGGAGGAGAGTCAGCTAAGCAAATGGACGTACTTGGCACAGAAAGGTGTGAGTTTAGTGGAACGGCGATGGGAATTGTTTCTCTTGAACTGTTGGGGTTCTGAAACTCAGGAGGTTATAGGATGCCTTTGAATGTTAAAACAGGGCCCAAGGATTGATTTTGAATCAGTTTGGtttcttaattatttaaattaatatttcatatttcaaagTTCTTAAATCTGCCATAACAGCTGGTGAAAATGATTCTCAAAATTTGAATGCATGTGTACTTAACCGCATGCCACCGACTGTACGGCGCTCATATGCGggtatttacatacatatttagaGAGTGGACTTCCACTTGCATTCCTCCTCATCTAagttgttttcatttttttgattttctgttttgtttcaCTCGTTTCGGACAGTGGGCCATTAAAGTCATTAAACTGATTAGGTTTATAGGTACACGCCATGTCGCACTCGTTTCATTTCAAATGCCCAGCGGACAAAGTTTTCCGCGGTGAATACATATGTGGCACATACAATGTGTCATGCAAGAAGTGGGTGTGTCCAGGCAGTCGGGGTTGTGGGGAGTTATCCTGAACGGAACTCCAGCAGGACACTGAAATGTAACCGCTCTGTAGGTCCACTTCAATTGGACATG from Drosophila yakuba strain Tai18E2 chromosome 3L, Prin_Dyak_Tai18E2_2.1, whole genome shotgun sequence carries:
- the LOC6534423 gene encoding guanine nucleotide-binding protein G(f) subunit alpha isoform X1, which produces MIGDLFFGLLRCLRQQPAKPAAVMAQKEDQFPVPLDHHVLKDMSKGARDTTVKILLLGTAESGKTTIIKQMRILHINGFTDDERREKIPEIYQNIHESILQLVGQMEALGIDFGSCTSERSADYILSLPGSAPEYMNEEYCDHVTTLWNDVGIRACYDRSNEFPLLDSAKYFLDNFVRISDAEYIPSTEDILHSRKITTGISQITFRVPIPKCMGGGEQQFQMYDVGGQRDQRNKWIQVFEGIQAVLFLISCSEFDQNLREDPTQNRLQEALKLFRAVWQNRFLASAGLIVFLNKYDIMERKIRAGKHIVDYFPEYEDFCKRPQQDNCFGESDWTKMFIKQKLVDITQEPFKRHSRNQVDLGTSERECYYHFTVATDTRCIRDVFCDVQKMILSENVSSMGLF
- the LOC6534423 gene encoding guanine nucleotide-binding protein G(f) subunit alpha isoform X2; protein product: MKLRLLRCLRQQPAKPAAVMAQKEDQFPVPLDHHVLKDMSKGARDTTVKILLLGTAESGKTTIIKQMRILHINGFTDDERREKIPEIYQNIHESILQLVGQMEALGIDFGSCTSERSADYILSLPGSAPEYMNEEYCDHVTTLWNDVGIRACYDRSNEFPLLDSAKYFLDNFVRISDAEYIPSTEDILHSRKITTGISQITFRVPIPKCMGGGEQQFQMYDVGGQRDQRNKWIQVFEGIQAVLFLISCSEFDQNLREDPTQNRLQEALKLFRAVWQNRFLASAGLIVFLNKYDIMERKIRAGKHIVDYFPEYEDFCKRPQQDNCFGESDWTKMFIKQKLVDITQEPFKRHSRNQVDLGTSERECYYHFTVATDTRCIRDVFCDVQKMILSENVSSMGLF